TTCAGCCATCGGCTTTGCACAAGCCGGCGCAGTGGACGCCCTGAAAAAATTCAATAATGACGCTGACGGTATCAGCGGCAACTTCAGCCAAACCGTTCACAGCAAAAAGAAAACCCAAACCACACACGGTACATTCAAAATCCTGCGCCCGGGCTTGTTCAAATGGGAATACACCAAACCCTACAAACAAACTATTGTTGGCGACGGCAAAACCATTTGGCTCTATGACGTAGATTTGGCACAAGTAACTAAGTCCTCACAAGACCAAACCATCGGCGACAGCCCTGCTGCCATTCTCTCCAACAAAACCGCATTGGACAGCAGCTACACGCTGAAAGAAGACGGTTCTGCCAACGGTATCGACTACGTTTTGGCTACGCCTAAGAAAAACAACGCCGGCTACCAATACATCCGCATCGGCTTTAAAGGCGACAACCTCGCCGCCATGCAGCTGAAAGACAGCTTCGGCAACCAAACCAGCATCAGCTTCAGCGGTTTGAACACCAAGCCTAACCTTTCCAGCGGTATGTTCAAATTTACCCCTCCTAAAGGCGTTGATGTTTTGAGCAACTAAGATTTCAACTGAAACACAAAGGCCGTCTGAACAACAGACGGCCTTTTATTTAGTTCAATTCAACATCAAACACACTGTTACTTTTGACCTTGAATGGCAGCGGCAATTTTTTCTGCGCCTTTTTTCGCCCAGTCTGCCTGCTTGGCTTCCACCATCACGCGCACGACAGGCTCGGTACCGGACGCACGCAAGACTACGCGGCCTTTGCCTTCGAGTTCTTTTTCCACTTCAGCCAAAGCCTCTTTGGAAGCATCCTGCCAGTTTTGGCCTTTTTTGATGCGGACGTTGATCATGGTTTGCGGATACGGCTGCCAATCGGCGCAAACGGTGGCAAGGTCTTGATTCAAGGTTTGCAATGCCGCCAAAACTTGCAGCGCGGAAATGATGCCGTCGCCGGTATTGTGTTTGTCCATGCACAAAATATGGCCGCTGGCTTCGCCGCCAATCAGCCAACCGCGTTGGTGGAGCTGTTCCAACACATAGCGGTCGCCCACTTTGGCGCGGCAGAAATCAACGCCCTGCTCTTTCAAAGCAATTTCCATCGCCATATTGGTCATCACTGTACCCACCACGCCGCCGATTTCCACGCCTTCGTGCGCGCGTGCTTTGGCAATCACATAAATCAGGCTGTCGCCGTCATATACTTTGCCATTGCGGTCAACCATCATCAAACGGTCGCCATCGCCGTCCAAGGCAATGCCGTAATCGGCTTCATTTTGCAACACAGCCGCTTGCAAAGCTTTCGGATGGGTCGCACCACATTTCTCATTGATGTTGTAGCCGTTTGGATCATCACCGATACTGACCACTTGCGCACCCAATTCGTGGAATACTTTAGGCGCAACTGCATAGCCTGCGCCATTGGCGGTATCGACCACCAATTTCAGACCGCGCAAGTCCAAATAGCTTGGGAAAGTGGATTTACAAAACTCGATATAGCGGTCATCCGCACCATTAATCCGGCGAGCACGGCCCAAACGGCTAGACGGCTGGGCTTTCATTTCTTCATCGATTTTGGCTTCGATTTCCAACTCGATTTCATCGCTCAGCTTCACACCACCTTCGGCAAAGAATTTAATGCCGTTATCGGAATAAACGTTATGGGAAGCAGAAATCATCACACCTGCAGACAAACGCAAAGCACGGGTCAGATATGCTACGCCCGGGGTTGGCAGAGGGCCGGTTTGAATAACATTGACACCGGCGGCGGTAAAGCCGGCAATCAGCGCGGCTTCCAACATATAGCCTGAAATACGCGTGTCTTTGCCGATTAATACGGTCGGTTTAATTTCACCTTTGTGCTGTACCAAAACCTGGCCTGCCGCATAACCTAATTTCAAGACAAAATCAGGATTGATAGGGAATTGACCGACTTCGCCGCGTACACCGTCAGTACCGAAATATTTTTTTGCCATGAGATAACTCCGTGATTGTTTTGTCGTATGTGAATATAGTTAAACTTCTTTAAAAGAATATTGTGTTTGAAGGCCGTCTGAATCTTTCAGACAAACCACAATCTACTACTTCCGTATTATAGCAAGATCAGGCATTCCTGCACGAAAAAAGCGCATCCTATGCAGAATGCGCTTTCTATTCGAGATTTAAAGTCAAATCTTAGAATTTAGCACCAGATTGATTAGCCATGTAATCAACTGCAGCTTTCACTTCATCGTCGCTCAGGCTGCCGTTACCGCCTTTGGCAGGCATGGCGTTAAAGCCTTCGATTGCATGTTTGTGCAGGGTGTCTTTACCTTGTTTGATACGAGGAGCCCAGTCTTCTTTTTTACCTACGGCAGGAATACCGGAAACCGCACCACCGTGACATGCTTGGCAGGTGGCTTCGTAAACTTTTTTACCGTCCGCACCGCTGGCAGCCGCGCCTTTGTCTTCAGCTTTGGCAGCATCTGCTTTAGGAGCATCGGCAGGAGCCGCACCCTCAGCAGCAGGAGCTGAAGCAGCTTCGCCGGAAGCAGCAGCATCGGCAGAAGCCGCAGCATCAGGATCAGGGAAAGTACCGCCGGCTTTGTTGGCCATATAAGTAATTACGCGTTTCAATTCTTGATCGGTCAAATCAGCCGCACCACCTTTGGCAGGCATGGCGTTGAAACCGTTCAAAGCGTGTTGGAACAAAGTATCAAAGCCTTGGGCGATACGAGGAGCCCAATCGCCTTTATTTTCAAACTTAGGTACGTTAGGAACGATACTGTCCGCCGCGTGACATTGGATACAGATTTTGTTGAAAATCTGGTCGCCTTGACGTTCGCCGACAGGGATGCCGTCGCCCATTTTGAGTTGGCCGACTGGCTGGATACGGGTTTGAGTCGCAGCTTCGGTTGTTTCGTTAACATCGCCGAATGAACCGCTTCCCGCCAATTTGATCAGGAAGAAAATCACTGCAATAACAATAACGATACCGCTCACAAGGGTGAACAATGCAGAGCCTTGGGCTTTGTGGTCGCGGAGTTGTTTCATTTGGTAGGCCTCGCCGTTAGGTTAGGTTGTGCTGTAAGTTATAGTTTATGTGTTAAACGCAATTAACAATATTTTGCTGGATTATACTGAATTCGCAAAGGCTTTCCAATCCATCTTGAGAAAAAGATACACAAAAATCCTCAAAAAGGCCGTCTGAAATCTGTAAACCTTTGTAGTTAATTGATTATTCCAGCCATGCAAAAAAGTGGCCTCC
This genomic interval from Neisseria flavescens contains the following:
- the lolA gene encoding outer membrane lipoprotein chaperone LolA, producing MKTTRLFTLTAAALLSSAIGFAQAGAVDALKKFNNDADGISGNFSQTVHSKKKTQTTHGTFKILRPGLFKWEYTKPYKQTIVGDGKTIWLYDVDLAQVTKSSQDQTIGDSPAAILSNKTALDSSYTLKEDGSANGIDYVLATPKKNNAGYQYIRIGFKGDNLAAMQLKDSFGNQTSISFSGLNTKPNLSSGMFKFTPPKGVDVLSN
- the glmM gene encoding phosphoglucosamine mutase is translated as MAKKYFGTDGVRGEVGQFPINPDFVLKLGYAAGQVLVQHKGEIKPTVLIGKDTRISGYMLEAALIAGFTAAGVNVIQTGPLPTPGVAYLTRALRLSAGVMISASHNVYSDNGIKFFAEGGVKLSDEIELEIEAKIDEEMKAQPSSRLGRARRINGADDRYIEFCKSTFPSYLDLRGLKLVVDTANGAGYAVAPKVFHELGAQVVSIGDDPNGYNINEKCGATHPKALQAAVLQNEADYGIALDGDGDRLMMVDRNGKVYDGDSLIYVIAKARAHEGVEIGGVVGTVMTNMAMEIALKEQGVDFCRAKVGDRYVLEQLHQRGWLIGGEASGHILCMDKHNTGDGIISALQVLAALQTLNQDLATVCADWQPYPQTMINVRIKKGQNWQDASKEALAEVEKELEGKGRVVLRASGTEPVVRVMVEAKQADWAKKGAEKIAAAIQGQK
- a CDS encoding c-type cytochrome, producing the protein MKQLRDHKAQGSALFTLVSGIVIVIAVIFFLIKLAGSGSFGDVNETTEAATQTRIQPVGQLKMGDGIPVGERQGDQIFNKICIQCHAADSIVPNVPKFENKGDWAPRIAQGFDTLFQHALNGFNAMPAKGGAADLTDQELKRVITYMANKAGGTFPDPDAAASADAAASGEAASAPAAEGAAPADAPKADAAKAEDKGAAASGADGKKVYEATCQACHGGAVSGIPAVGKKEDWAPRIKQGKDTLHKHAIEGFNAMPAKGGNGSLSDDEVKAAVDYMANQSGAKF